Proteins encoded in a region of the Falco naumanni isolate bFalNau1 chromosome 13 unlocalized genomic scaffold, bFalNau1.pat SUPER_13_unloc_1, whole genome shotgun sequence genome:
- the NANOS3 gene encoding nanos homolog 3 has product MRPAPCQDARHRATKIHAPHASPVAGRGAGETKIPIFSPNPPFFLQNWGRGGAQPSQQPQRCRWCPRAAVVGDSAPLAGALPIPAAGGCWGVRMGRGSCWAPNPKFGCEAAAAGAMLANTGVLAAQGGLNAGTGGLGVTPVRAEGKRRRHPHPAGQTHRLQAAAGGGGQPPAPAPGPGGGDWPWVAPPGQAPALGARCSGRAGGLQRRMEPSTTFDMWRDYLGLAAVLATLARERGDAEREASAQPSAPEPVPASAGQALCTFCKHNGEAEHIYRTHSLHDASGRVLCPILRSYVCPQCGATRDRAHTRRFCPLTHGTYTSVYSRLPRSTKKGPRADGAPPAPLAAGGPLRMHHRGGTGTALPPNPVSPVRLPAGQAERHRPGGGLAVAADRSHLQMPRKA; this is encoded by the exons ATGCGGCCGGCTCCTTGCCAGGACGCTCGGCACAGGGCAACCAAAATTCATGCTCCACACGCATCACCTGTGGCGGGTCGTGGTGCTGGGGAAACCAAAAtccccattttttccccaaatccccctttttttctgcaaaactgggggagggggggggcacagccctccCAGCAGCCGCAGCGGTGCCGGTGGTGCCCCAGGGCGGCTGTTGTGGGTGATTCTGCCCCATTAGCGGGTGCTTTGCCGATCccggctgctgggggctgctggggggtcCGGATGGGCAGAGGGTCCTGTTGGGCCCCGAACCCCAAGTTTGGCTGCGAGGCGGCCGCAGCCGGGGCGATGCTGGCCAACACCGGGGTGCTGGCGGCACAAGGGGGTTTAAACGCCGGCACCGGGGGCTTGGGGGTGACCCCCGTGCGGGCAGAGGGGAAGAGGCGcagacacccccaccccgccgggCAGACGCACCGGCTCCAGGCGGCGGCTGGGGGAGGgggccagcccccagccccagcccccggccccggtgGCGGCGATTGGCCCTGGGTGGCCCCGCCAGGGCAGGCCCCGGCACTCGGAGCCCGGTGCAGCGGCAGAGCCGGCGGGCTGCAGCGCAGGATGGAGCCCAGCACCACGTTCGACATGTGGAGGGACTACCTGGGGCTGGCGGCCGTGCTGGCCACGCTGGCGCGGGAGCGCGGCGACGCCGAGCGAGAGGCATCGGCACAGCCCAGCGCGCCGGAACCGGTACCGGCGTCAGCCGGTCAAGCCCTGTGCACCTTCTGCAAGCACAACGGCGAGGCGGAGCACATCTACCGCACGCACAGCCTGCACGACGCCAGCGGCCGGGTGCTGTGCCCCATCCTGCGCAGCTACGTCTGCCCGCAGTGCGGGGCCACGCGCGACCGGGCGCACACCCGCCGCTTCTGCCCGCTCACCCACGGCACCTACACCTCCGTCTACAGCCGCTTGCCACGCAGCACCAAGAAGGGACCGCGCGCTGACGGAGCACCCCCCGCTCCCCTCGCCGCAG GGGGTCCCCTGAGGATGCATCACCGGGGAGGCACCGGGACGGCGCTCCCGCCAAACCCAGTCTCCCCAGTCCGTCTCCCCGCGGGTCAAGCTGAGCGACACCGGCCCGGTGGCGGTTTGGCGGTCGCGGCTGACAGAAGCCACCTCCAGATGCCAAGAAAAGCCTGA
- the BRME1 gene encoding break repair meiotic recombinase recruitment factor 1, producing MGKRRREQLPGGDGDQHLPKTKPNLQEDSEAAKDDGLDVAEPAQSGNADGKPEPFGQATRSSTATTAPGSVNGDGEVAVPEQSTGGGKSPEGAALGAASQPESPQWGNLVAGEAKKERHSGCGEEPATETSTHGTAGSIGDGPKCSRAVPAGGEGAAGGETALPADTPGRSTGSCLPAEMPAPHPEEGVNGDVDETREPPRTEENGGAVSEGAAGGAPRERREQLWASGTSKTGENMFGSCGGASVGVPVVCAPAAEPKAEGGTAEAASTVGPASQPRSGNVPPWKTSGEAREEAGGGEAAFPGPGLAPAIPAGGFQNPSDDVDGLAEHTANAPRPDVQPPTGSGSPPCGGGGAESAPTVTATPEPALSGTAQTPAVGTGSAGTGSAVGASAGERRELQGGLEGSGPALPPPLPFPTTGPCGSVEPGQEPCAAACRSRAKEPPVLSAGSGPHRLRPRGEEPEGLCPPAPRRDATDVVCGLILELSNLNRLVMSAHRGLAALRRPKPRRSRQPARAERRWKET from the exons ATGGGCAAGcggaggagggagcagctgccAG GAGGAGACGGTGACCAGCATCTTCCCAAAACCAAACCGAATCTTCAGGAGGATTCGGAGGCAGCGAAAGATGACGGTTTAGACGTGGCTGAACCAGCTCAGAGTGGCAATGCGGATGGAAAACCCGAACCGTTTGGACAAGCGACCCGCAGCAGCACCGCCACAACTGCACCGGGGAG CGTGAACGGCGACGGGGAGGTGGCTGTGCCGGAGCAAAGCACAGGTGGCGGCAAGTCACCGGagggagcagccctgggagcagcgTCTCAGCCAGAGTCACCACAATGGGGAAATTTGGTGGCAGGCGAGGCCAAAAAGGAGCGGCACAGTGGCTGCGGTGAGGAGCCGGCCACCGAGACCTCAACCCACggcacagctggcagcattGGTGACGGCCCCAAGTGTAGCCGCGCTGTGCcggcaggaggagagggggcTGCTGGCGGAGAGACAGCTCTCCCGGCGGATACTCCAGGCCGGAGCAccggcagctgcctgccagcggAGATGCCGGCCCCTCACCCTGAGGAGGGAGTTAACGGTGACGTGGATGAGACTCGGGAGCCGCCGCGCACCGAAGAAAATGGAGGCGCCGTATCCGAGGGGGCGGCAGGAGGAGCGCCCCGGGAGCGCAGGGAACAACTGTGGGCGAGCGGGACAAGCAAAACGGGAGAGAACATGTTTGGATCCTGTGGCGGCGCCTCTGTCGGGGTCCCGGTGGTCTGTGCCCCGGCTGCGGAGCCGAAGGCGGAGGGAGGCACCGCCGAGGCTGCCAGCACCGTCGGCCCGGCGAGCCAGCCGCGGAGTGGGAACGTTCCCCCATGGAAAACATCGGGAGAGGCCCGTGAAGAGGCCGGAGGGGGAGAAGCCGCTTTTCCCGGGCCCGGCTTGGCTCCAGCCATCCCGGCTGGCGGATTCCAGAATCCCTCGGACGACGTCGACGGCCTGGCGGAGCACACGGCCAACGCGCCAAGGCCGGACGTGCAGCCTCCCACCGGCTCCGGCAGCCCCCCGTGCGGCGGAGGAGGTGCAGAGAGCGCGCCCACCGTTACGGCGACACCGGAGCCGGCTCTCAGCGGCACCGCACAGACCCCTGCCGTGGGCACCGGCTCGGCTGGCACCGGCTCGGCTGTCGGTGCTTCAGCCGGGGAACGGAGAGAGCTGCAGGGCGGCCTGGAGGGGAGCGGCCCAGCGCTGCCACCGCCGCTG CCATTTCCCACCACCGGCCCATGCGGCTCTGTGGAGCCTGGGCAGGAACCGTGTGCCGCGGCGTGCCGGAGCCGTGCCAAGGAGCCCCCGGTGCTCAGCGCAGGGAGCGGCCCACACCGGCTGCGGCCCCG GGGCGAGGAGCCGGAGGGGCTGTGCCCGCCCGCCCCCAGGAGGGACGCGACCGACGTCGTGTGCGGCCTGATCCTGGAGCTCTCCAACCTCAA CCGCCTGGTGATGAGCGCTCACCGGGGCCTGGCTGCACTGAGGAGGCCGAAGCCGCGGCGGAGCCGGCAGCCGGCACGCGCCGAGAGGCGGTGGAAGGAGACGTAG